Proteins encoded by one window of Halobaculum halobium:
- a CDS encoding dihydrofolate reductase translates to MVELESVAAVADNGVIGDNGELPWPSIPKDKQQYRDRIANHPVILGRTTFESMLDDLPGTAQIVLSRSVDSVEVDTAHVAADADEAVAIAESLGADTASVIGGGAIYELFQPHVDRMALSRVHGEYEGDTTYPHWDEADWELVEATEYDRFTLEEWVRVDRDAGE, encoded by the coding sequence ATGGTCGAACTCGAGTCCGTCGCCGCTGTCGCCGACAACGGCGTCATCGGTGACAACGGCGAACTCCCGTGGCCCTCCATCCCCAAGGACAAGCAGCAGTACCGCGACCGGATCGCGAACCACCCGGTGATCCTCGGCCGGACGACGTTCGAGTCGATGCTCGACGACCTCCCGGGCACCGCACAGATCGTCCTCTCGCGCAGCGTCGACTCGGTCGAGGTCGACACGGCCCACGTCGCGGCCGACGCGGACGAGGCGGTCGCGATCGCCGAGTCGCTTGGCGCCGACACCGCGTCCGTGATCGGCGGGGGCGCGATCTACGAGCTGTTCCAACCGCACGTCGACCGGATGGCGCTCAGCCGAGTCCACGGCGAGTACGAGGGCGACACCACCTACCCCCACTGGGACGAGGCCGACTGGGAGTTGGTCGAGGCGACCGAGTACGACCGCTTCACGCTGGAGGAGTGGGTGCGCGTCGACCGCGACGCCGGCGAGTGA
- a CDS encoding enoyl-CoA hydratase/isomerase family protein — protein MSDRDGAAVGDDAGDDADPEGVAADCEFVDCAVGDRVDGVATVTLSRPEARNALNAQLRGELTRVLDAVEATHGSDGVRVVVLTGADEARAFVAGADVTELRERGVTEQRRASERPRVYERVADLRQPVIARINGHALGGGCELAQACDVRIAHERAKLGQPEINLGLIPGGGGTQRLVRLVGEGQAMKLICSGEVIDAHEADDIGLVDEVHGDGAFDDRAYDLAASMADKSPVALEHAKKAVRAASRMGLDEGLDYESELFVGLFATRDKDEGIDAFLEDREPEWEGR, from the coding sequence ATGAGCGACCGCGACGGGGCCGCCGTTGGCGACGACGCCGGCGACGACGCCGACCCCGAGGGCGTCGCCGCCGACTGCGAGTTCGTCGACTGTGCGGTCGGCGACCGCGTCGACGGCGTCGCCACGGTCACGCTCTCGCGGCCGGAGGCGCGCAACGCCCTGAACGCGCAGCTTCGCGGGGAGCTGACGCGCGTTCTCGACGCGGTCGAGGCGACACACGGCTCCGATGGCGTCCGCGTCGTCGTGCTCACGGGCGCCGACGAGGCGCGGGCCTTCGTCGCCGGCGCGGACGTGACCGAGCTTCGCGAGCGCGGCGTGACCGAACAGCGTCGCGCGAGCGAGCGTCCCCGGGTGTACGAGCGCGTCGCGGACCTCCGCCAGCCGGTGATCGCCCGGATCAACGGGCACGCGCTCGGCGGCGGCTGCGAGCTCGCGCAGGCGTGCGACGTGCGCATCGCCCACGAGCGCGCGAAACTCGGCCAGCCCGAGATCAACTTGGGGCTCATCCCCGGCGGCGGGGGCACCCAGCGGCTCGTCAGGCTCGTCGGCGAGGGGCAGGCGATGAAGCTGATCTGCTCGGGTGAGGTGATCGACGCCCACGAGGCCGACGATATCGGGCTCGTGGATGAAGTGCACGGCGACGGCGCGTTCGACGACCGCGCGTACGACCTCGCGGCGTCGATGGCCGACAAGAGCCCCGTCGCGCTGGAGCACGCGAAGAAGGCGGTGCGGGCCGCATCGCGGATGGGCCTCGACGAGGGGCTGGACTACGAGTCGGAGCTGTTCGTCGGGCTGTTCGCGACCCGGGACAAAGACGAGGGGATCGACGCGTTCCTCGAGGACAGAGAGCCGGAGTGGGAGGGGCGGTAG
- a CDS encoding 3-hydroxyacyl-CoA dehydrogenase family protein, whose amino-acid sequence MRVTVLGAGTMGAGIAQAAATAGHDVALRDVEESYVEDGLARIDDTLSEGVDRGKVEPAERAAALDRITGATDLARAADGADLVIEAVPEDLDLKREVLGETEAHAGDRAVLASNTSALSVTELASALDRPERLLGLHFFNPVHLMGLVEVVVAERTDEATLETARSFVESLGKTAVEVRDSPGFASSRLGVALGVEAIRMYEQGVASAADIDAAMELGYNHPMGPLQLTDVIGLDVRLDVLEYLREELGERFRPPQALKRKVRAGKLGKKTGEGFYVWEDGEAVRPADDSVGGSGATAGDGSGAAR is encoded by the coding sequence ATGCGAGTCACGGTACTGGGCGCGGGCACGATGGGCGCCGGCATCGCGCAGGCGGCCGCGACCGCCGGCCACGACGTCGCCCTGCGCGACGTTGAGGAGTCGTACGTCGAGGACGGTCTCGCCCGGATCGACGACACCCTCTCGGAGGGCGTCGACCGCGGGAAGGTTGAACCCGCCGAGCGCGCGGCCGCCCTCGATCGGATCACGGGGGCGACTGACCTGGCGAGGGCGGCCGACGGCGCCGACCTCGTGATCGAGGCGGTGCCCGAGGACTTGGACCTGAAGCGCGAGGTGCTCGGCGAGACCGAAGCCCACGCCGGCGACCGCGCGGTGCTGGCGTCGAACACGTCCGCGCTGTCGGTGACGGAGCTGGCGAGCGCGCTCGACCGCCCCGAGCGCCTGCTCGGGCTCCACTTCTTCAACCCGGTTCACCTCATGGGACTGGTCGAGGTCGTCGTGGCCGAGCGGACCGACGAGGCGACCCTAGAGACGGCACGCTCGTTCGTCGAGTCCCTCGGAAAGACCGCCGTCGAAGTGCGCGACTCGCCCGGCTTCGCCTCCTCCCGCCTGGGCGTCGCGCTCGGGGTCGAGGCGATCCGGATGTACGAGCAGGGTGTCGCGAGCGCCGCCGACATCGACGCCGCGATGGAGTTGGGGTACAACCACCCGATGGGGCCGCTGCAGCTCACCGACGTGATCGGGCTGGACGTGCGCCTCGACGTGCTGGAGTACTTGCGCGAGGAACTGGGCGAGCGCTTCCGCCCGCCGCAGGCGCTCAAGCGGAAGGTCCGCGCCGGAAAGCTGGGGAAGAAGACCGGCGAGGGCTTCTACGTGTGGGAAGACGGTGAGGCGGTTCGGCCGGCCGACGACTCGGTCGGCGGCAGCGGCGCGACCGCCGGCGACGGCTCGGGGGCGGCGCGATGA